The nucleotide sequence CGCTCACCCTGGAGCTCACCCGCTGGCGGTACCTGGCGGGCGTGACCGACGAGACCCTGGTGGACCCCACCACCTGGACCCACGACCACGACCTGCTGTCGCGGCCCGACAACGACCGGGCGCAGCTCGCGCTGTTTCGGGACTACGCCACCAACCTGGCGCTCTACCCCGAGGTGCAGCGGTACTTCCGCGAGCGGCAGGCTCCACTGCTCGCCATCTGGGGAAGGGGCGATCCGATCTTCGGGCCGGCTGGGGCGCTCGCGTTCACCACCGACCTGCCGAACGCCGAAGTCCACCTGGTCGACGGTGGTCATTTCCTGCTCGAGAGCGCTCTCGACGAGGTGGTGCCTCTCGTGCGGGGATTTCTGGACAGGCATCTGTGATGGACGCCCTCGCCCGCCTGGGTGGTTCACAGATCAGTCACCGGTCATCCACTGCACTTGTCTAACTTCAGTGATGACACGAGCTCCCGCAAGGAGCACAGACCTCCATCTCACGGATACGCCGGACGGCGTATTTCCCCGACCGCCACCGGCGGTTGAACGAAGGAGAAGCCATGTCCGACACGCCTACCGTGGTACTGGTCCACGGAGCCTTCGCCGACGCCTCCAGCTACGCCCGCGTCGTCCCCGAGCTGCTCGCCGACGGCACCCGGGTAGTGGTTCCCGCCGTACCCAATCGCGGCCTCGCAGGCGACGCGGCGTACGTCGCCTCCATCGTCCGGCAGATCGAGGGGCCAGTGCTCCTCGTCGGGCACTCCTACGGCGGCGCGGTGATCACCGTCGCCGGACGTGAGGACAACGTGGTGGGACTGGTGTACCTGGCCGCCTACGTCCTCGATGAGGGCGAGAGCCTCGGTGAGCTGCAGGGCCGCTTCCCCGACTCGCCACTGGCCGAAGCTCTGGTCTACACGCCCTTCCCTGTCGCGGGCTCTGACGAGCCGGGCATCGATGTCTCGGTGGACGTCGCCAGGTTCCCTGAAATCTTCGCCGCCGATGTGGACACCGCGCTCACGCGTGTCCTGGCCGTCTCGCAGAGGCCGCTCGCCGGGGTCGCCTTCGGCGAGCCGGCCGGCGCGGCCGCCTGGAAGAACCACCCCGCCTGGGGAATCGTCGCGTCCGCCGACACGGCCATCAACCCCGAGGTACAGCGGTTCGGATATGAGCGCGCCCAGGCCAAGGTCACCGAGGTCGACTCTTCCCACCTCGTGATGCACGCCAACCCGGCGGTAGTAGTCAGGGTGATCCGTGAGGCACTCGCCTCCGTGCCCCGGTGACGTCGTCAGAACCCGAAGCAAAGCATGGGAAGAGAGCGAAGCTCCAGCTTACGAGTGGGCGGTTCGAAGAACCGACCCGGAAGAGAAAAAGGCCGATCCATCCCCTCCCAGGAGACGTTATGACCGACAGCAAGCCGGTAGTTCAGCACCGCACCACCACCATAAATGGTGTCAAGGTTTTCTATCGTGAAGCAGGAGATCCAGCCGCTCCGGCCGTGGTGCTTCTGCACGGTTTTCCTGCCTCGTCTCACATGTTCCGGAATCTGATTCCCGAACTTGCGGACCGCTACCATGTCATCGCTCCCGATCACATAGGATACGGGTTCTCCGACGCGCCCCCCGTCGACGAGTTCGAGTACTCGTTTGAGAATCTGACCACCATCACCCTGGCACTGATCGACCAGCTCGGTCTCCAGAATTTCGCCCTGTACATCCAGGACTACGGAGCCCCCATCGGGCTGCGCATCGCCAGCCGCAACCCGGACCGGGTGACGGCCCTCCTGGTTCAGTCGGGCAACGCCTATATGGAAGGCTTCACGCCTTTCTGGGACATTCTCTTCGCACACGCCAAGGACCGACCGGCCAACGAAGCAGCTGTGCGCGAATATCTGACGGCCGAGAAGACACACTGGCAGTACACGCACGGTGTCCCTGCCGACCGCTTGGACCGGATCGCCCCGGACACCTGGACTCTCGACCAGGCGCTGATGGACCGGCCGGGAAACAAGGAAATACAGCTGCAGATGTTCTGGGACTACCAGTTCAATCTCCCTGGGTACCCCGATTTCCAGGAGTACTTCCGTAAGCACCAGCCTCCTACGCTGATCACTTGGGGGAAGAACGACGAGATCTTCGGCGCCGCCGGAGCGCGCGCCTATGAGCGTGACCTGCCCGACGCGGAGATCCACCTTCTCGACGCGGGCCACTTCGCTCTCGAGTCCCACGGGCCCGAGATCGCCGGCCTGATCCGCGACTTCCTGGGGCGAGTCATCGTCTGACGGCATCAAGACAACGGGACACTGCCGACCGCGGTGTACGGATACTTCCCGGCACCTCTTCACCGGTCGAGGCTCAGCCGTCGCCCGGGGCCCTTGCCGACCCAGGTCCCCGGGCATCCTCAGAAACCGACAGAACGGCCGGGGCCTGCTGTATGGCGACCATGGCCATCCGACACGTCGTCCCTGCCAGGCAGCCAATCCGCGGAGGTGCGCCGCCCAGGGGCGCTCCTCCGCGGGACGGGGACTGGCAGGCAGCCGCGCCGCTCACAGCCGCCCCCATCGACGCTGGGCGCGCGGTTCATCATCCAATTCTTCGGAGCCCAATATGCCGAGCAGGCCCCCCGTACCTCCTTTCACACATGAGTCCGCCGTAGAGAAGGTGCTCAAGGCAGAGAATGCCTGGAACTCCCGGGACCCGCAGCAGGTAGCCCTGGCCTACTCACCGAACAGTGAATGGCGAAACCGTGCAAGTTTCCTTCGGGGCCGCGAACAGATCTTCGAGTTCCTGACCCAGAAGTGGAATAAAGAAAGGGATTACCGGTTGCTCAAGGAGCTATGGGCGTTCGACGGCGACCGTATCGCCGTCCGTTTCGCCTATGAATTCCACGACAACTCGGGTAACTGGTACCGCGCATATGGGAATGAAAACTGGGAGTTCGACGAGGACGGGCTGATGCGACGGCGCATAGCCAGCATCAACGATCTGCGAATCAGCGAGTCCGAACGCAAGTTCTTCTGGCCGCAGGGCCCCCGTCCAGCGGATCACCCCGGACTCTCCGAACTCGGCCTGTAGAAGGACCCGCCTCGAGCTGGGCCGGCGGGTGTGGAGCGCCTTCTGCGCAGACTGCACGGCAGCGGCACAACACCGTCCGCAGGTAGGGCGAGCGGGCCGTCCACGACTACGCCAGGATCGCCGTTGAGGCGCGTTGTGCGGAACGAGAAGCAGCACGCACCACCTCTTTCGGAACGCACTTGCACAGCGTGCGAAGTCACGTCCCCGAGAGGCAGCAATACCGCGCGTGTGACGCTGGTCTCTCGCTGTCCCATCTCAGCTGGTGTTGACGACGTCAGGCTTCCAAGAGTGCTGTCCACGGAGGCAGCCCCGCTTCTACGAGTGAAACGTCAATCTCGGTGCCACCCGGCGCCGTAACCGGGTCACGGTAGGGGACGACCGGCGACCCGACAGCCGTGTCAGACAAGGTCCACTCGCTCCAGATCAGGAGGGCCGGCCGGCTCCGCGGGTCGCCAGCGTTTTTGAACCGGCCGGCGGCTGCGGTACGTGTGATGCAGGGAGGGTCGAGCGACTTGGGTGAAGAGGTCCGCACGTCGACTGTCCGCGCCCTTGCCCTCGGACCCGTCTGCCTTCCACCAAGACCCTGAAATGTGCCTTCACTCGAGGAGAGAACCCAAAGTGGCCGAGCTGTTCTACGACGCCGACGCCGACCTGTCCATCATCCAGGGCCGCAAGGTCGCGGTCATCGGATACGGCAGCCAGGGCCACGCCCACGCCCTGTCGCTGCGTGACTCCGGTGTCGACGTCCGGGTCGGTCTGCACGAGGGCTCCAAGTCCAAGTCCAAGGCCAAGGCCGAGGAGCAGGGCCTGCGCGTGGTGACCCCGGCCGAGGCCGCCGCCGAGGCCGACGTCATCATGATCCTCATCCCGGACCCGATCCAGGCCCAGGTCTACGAGGAGTCCATCGCCCCGAACCTGAAGGACGGCGACGCGCTGTTCTTCGCCCACGGACTGAACATTCGCTTCGGCTTCATCCTGCCTCCGGCCGGCGTCGACGTCTGCATGGTCGCCCCGAAAGGTCCTGGCCACCTGGTGCGCCGCCAGTACGAGGAGGGCCGCGGCGTCCCCTGTCTGGCCGCTGTCGAGCAGGACGCGACCGGCAACGCCTTCGCGCTGGCCCTGTCCTACGCCAAGGGCATCGGCGGCACCCGCGCCGGCGTCATCAAGACGACCTTCACCGAGGAGACCGAGACCGACCTGTTCGGTGAGCAGGCCGTCCTCGCGGGCGGCATCAGCGCCTTGGTCAAGGCGGGCTTCGAGACCCTGGTCGAGGCCGGCTACCAGCCGGAGATCGCCTACTTCGAGTGCCTGCACGAGCTGAAGCTGATCGTCGACCTCATGTACGAGGGCGGCCTGGAGAAGATGCGCTGGAGCATCTCTGAGACCGCCGAGTGGGGCGACTACATCACCGGCCCGCGCATCATCACCGACGCCACCAAGGCCGAGATGAAGCAGGTCCTCGCCGAGATCCAGGACGGCACCTTCGCCCAGAACTGGATGGACGAGTACCACGGCGGTCTGAAGAAGTACAACGAGTACAAGGACGCGGACTCCGAGCACCTGCTGGAGACCACCGGCAAGCAACTGCGCAAGCTCATGTCGTGGGTGGAGTCAGCGTGAAGGTGATCGGCATTGTCGGCCCTCTCCCTTCTCGACGTGCGTTGACCGCACCGGTGAGAACGACACACTGAGGCAGCTCGCGGCCGGCTTGGGTATCAGCCGGGATACCGCTGATACCTGGGTCGACGCGGTGGCCGGTCGTCTGGGCGCAGCCGTCCCCGGGCCGACCTGTGCACTCAGGTCCACCCATGCCCGTTACGTGCTGCTGGACGGGATTCTCGCCGAGATCGCCAGGCCGGGTGCATGACCTGACCGCGGCCCGTCGACACCGGATCACCGCCACGTGCACCCCTGGGCATCCCGATACCGTCCCACCACGGCTGCCAGGGAGCCGGTGGCAGGGCGCCGCCGTCGGCCTCGGGATAGTGATGACTGCCAGGTTCGGGGGCGGTCCAGCCTGCGCCGCACCAGCCCCTGGCACCCAGGAGACGTGTCGCCCAGTGCACGACGAGGTGAAGTTCTCCGTAAGGAGACTGGTGGTACTGCCCGCGGTAACGTTCGATGCTTTCCCTGTACACCGCGGTGAGGCTGAAGCAAGGCAGCTTCGGGACCAGACTCGGCGATTCGACTGCGCCGGCACTTGGGGCCGTCGACCTCGACGTCGGCTGCCAGCCGCCCCGCACTCCGCCGGATACCAGGCGTTGCCAGGTCGTCGTAGACGGGTGTGCCCGGTCCGTGTCTGTCGTTGCGCCGATTTCATGGCGGAGGTGGAGCAAGCGCCCGGCCTCATGGAGCAACTGCGCGAGCTCGGCGTGCAGCTCGCCGCGAGGAGCTGCTACTCGCGTTCAGAGCTCTGCAGCGGCGCGGTTCCGTGCGCGTGGACGCCGACGTGTACCTGGTCGTGAGCCTCTGCTTCGGAAGTTGCCTCGCCGACTGTCTCCGAGTCGGTGGTGACGTTCCCGAGAGGTTCGCCGAACGCGTCGTGGCAAGGGTCTGGCCGTGAGGGAATCGATGACCGCACCGTCGCTGCGCTTCGCGCCGTTTCCCCGAGGGTGGAAGTTGAAGCGTCGGATCGTGCCGTGGCCCGGCAGGTCGGACGGCGATGACCGGGCCACGGCCAGATTCGCTCCGACCGTGCACTGCCGGAGCGAGGGGAGGCTCAGGGGTTGCTGCCCTCCGTGACGAGTGGCCCGGCAGGCAACTCACCCCTGTGTATCGTCCTCCAGTCATTAGCTACGTACGACAGGGCGAGTGGGTTCTATCGAATCTGCGGGCATCTTCGGTTCCGTGCCCACGACCGCAGCTCACCCTGACAACTTCGGCCTGGTGCCTGACCCACTGGACGTCCTCGTGCCCCTGCTCGTGAGCCGCTCTGGCTTGAAGGCGTCCGAGCTCAGTGACGGCTCGAAGCGAGCAGCGCGGCACCAGGTTGCCAGACGGCTCGAAGAGCGGTCAGGGAGTGGCCGGTGACGTTGGCAGCGTGCCCAGCCGCAATCGGTTCGCAGACGCCGGTGCCAGCTCCGCCGCGATCGTGAGCGCAGAGTAAAGGGCGCTTTCCTGACTGTCCACATCGAAGACGTGGCTGCCGGCGAACCACAGTCCGTCAGCGCCGTTACGACGCTGCAGTTGCCCCTGTGCCTGGATGAAGTCGGGCGTGATCAAGGGATGACGGAAATCCATGCTGGCCAGGAGCTGCTTCGGCTCCTCGCGCCGGTGCAGCACCCAGCTCTTGTACACGGGGGCATCACCGCGCAGCCGCGCATAGGAGATCGATGCCTCGCAGTACTCACCGTCGCGGGTGATGTTGAAAGAAGACCAGTCCGCTGGAGAAGCGGGCATGTAGATCGGGTCTCGGTGGATAGCGATTCGCGCCGGCATGTAACGGAAACGGCTGTAGGCGCTAAAGAGCGGTTCGGCTTGGGGCAGTTGCGCCACCAGCGCTGCGGCGGGCTCGGGGGGCAGGGCGAGAACGACCTGGTCGGCAAGGTGGACTCGCCCCTGAGAGTCGGTGATTTCATAGCAGTCGCCGCTACGGAGAAGTGCGACGGCCCGCGTGTTGACCCGCGTGGTGACGCTGGTGCATTCGTCAGCCAGAGTCGAAACGACCGCCTGCAGTCCGTCGCGAGCATTGACGTATTCGGTCTTGTCATTGACGAGCGGACGGACGGCGAGCGCCAGCGCCGCCCGCGCCGAAAACTCCTTGGCCTGACTGATCGTGGCGCCGTTCACCGAGGCCACGTACGGATAGACGAAGCTTTCCTTCAGCGTCTCGTCGACCGACATCGCCTCGACGAGGTCGGCGACGGTGGTGCTCCAGTCTCGGCGTGCCTCGAGATCTCTGGCTCTGTCCATCAGTTCCGCCACTGCCTGCAGTGCCGGCAGGTACTGCAGCAGATCGGTGATGGGCCGGTCAGCGCTGGGCGACACCATGAGGGGTGTCGGCACCCCGTACTGGAACACAGTGTTGTCCAGCTGATTCGGCACTGTGGGGACCTGCAGAACCGACGTCACGAGCTTGTTGTAGATCGGATGGGAGTACGGCCCGAAGAACTGTGCTCCGATGTCCACCATCACGTGGTGACCATCGACGTCGACAGGCACGCTGGTCGCGTGACCGCCCAACGAGGGTGCCGCCTCAAGCAGTGTCACGTCGTGCCGGCCGTCGAGCAGCCAGGCGGTCGCAACGCCGGCGATACCGCCTCCGATGACCACGACTCGCTGCCGTGTGGACACTGCCGTCGCGGCATGGGCGGGCTTCGCGCCGACCGCGATGCCTGTCAGCACCGCAGCCGCGCCCAAGCCGGCCGCGGTCACGAGGCTCCGCCTCGAAATCTGAGATCCAACAGCTTCATGAGGCATGAAAGACACCTTTCGTTGTTGTCGCACGGGAGCTCGGCAGCACCGTCAGACGCGACAGCGCGGACACCGCACCGCGGGAAGTCATCTCCCGCTGCCGAGCTCCTGCGCGCGTCGGGGAGGGGACCGGTGCGGCGGTCGCGGGCACGCTGGAGATCGGCCCGCTCCCGGGCATGGACGCGTGCCGCATGACGAGCGCCGACGTAGGTGGGGACTGCCCGCCGCGTGTCACGATCAGCACACTTCCTCGCGGGAACTGGATGAGATGCGGTGTGTGGCGCTTCGGAACAATCCCGTGCATCGCTCTTGGCGTGGTCGCGCCGGCCGCTGCCGCATCGCCTGCTGTCACTTGCTCCTTGCTCGCTGCCGCTGCTGCGACGGCCAGGGTCGCTACTACAACGCATCGCGGCGAAGGAAGGTTCAGGGGTTCAGGCCCCACCTGGGCTGACGGCGCCGGGTGGTGAGAAGGCGGGCCCGAGGTATGGAGCGCACTGGGCCTGGAGTGGAGCCCCGGAGCAGATCGCCACCATCTCAGGACGCGCTGGCTTCATCGTCCCGAGCGGCATCTCCTCTCTGTCACGAGACCATCTGCCGTGCCCACCGCCAAGGCGCCAAGGGCGGCTTGAGCAGGACCTGACCAGGAAGACTCCGCACTGGCCGGCAGCTGAGAAACATCTCCGCCGACCTGATCCGTGCATGCCCCGATTCGTTGCACCCGCCGTCATGGCCCGCCAGTCCTGATCCGTCTACTGCAAGTAGCTCTCGACGGCCGAAGCGGACCTGGGGACGGCGTCGTCGGGGTCTTCTCCGAAGTCCCGCTTCGCGCGTCGTTGCCGGAGGAGATCCCAGCACTGGTCGAGTTCCACCTCGGCCGCGTGCAGTTCCTGGCGCTCGGTGCGTTCGTCCAGAGCGCCGGCCTCCCGGCGGCCGCGCAACGTGTGTTCACGATCGACCAGTGCGGCGATCCGGCTCAAGATGTTGTCTTCGTTCACTGATTCTCCTCAAGACGCCCAGGCTTTCAGGCCGGGGACGAAAGGAAGCTCCCGCGTCGCGGGGCATGGAACAGGGCAATGGACGGGCGGACAAGCTGTTGTCACCGCCCACCGGTTCGAGCGCGGCCTCCCGCAGAGGACGATCTCGGAGGGCGAGCAGTGAGCGGGAGCCAAGGGGGTGCCGCTCAGTCGGGCCGGTTTCGACGGGGGCGTGGCTGCGAAATTGTTGCCAGGCAGGCGAGACTCGCTTCTCGCTTCGCGGGCGTCAGCCTTGCAGACGGCGCGTGAGCGCTCCTCCGCTGGTTGTCGCGGCAGCTGAGGGCAGTATTCAGGAGTCCGGCTGGAGTGCCGCCATCCGGGTACGAAGAACCTCGTTCTCGGCCTCCAGGGCGTCGACGCGGTCCCGAAGGGGCTGCACTGCGGACGCCACTTCCTCAGCCGTGTAGCGCGGAGTGATGTGCTGGGGGCAGTTCCAGTCGAAGGCGGTGATCTGGACGCGCACCTCGCGTTCCACGATCGCCCTGTACCCAGGAATCCCTGATGTTCCTGCTGAGGGTCCTCGGTGGCGTATGTCGTCGATGGTCGCGATGCCGAAGATCTTGAGGCGCGCCTGGCGGGCGTAGTCCATGAAGATGATGGATACGCGCGGGTCGTACGCCACATTGCCCGTGCTGATGTACTGACGATTGCCTCGGAAGTCGGGCCAGGCCAGAGTGTGCTCGTCAGGGGTCGTGACGAAGCCCTGTGGGCCGCCGCGGAACTGGACGTACGGTCGGCCATCGGCGGCGACTGTCGCCAGGTAGAAGCCGTCCTGCTCGGCGATGAAGTCCCGTTCGGCGCTGCCCAGCGGGTCCTTGATCTGGTCGAGCGCCTTGATCTCCGCGGATTCGTTGATCGAGGCTGCGTCTGTTTCCCTGTCCGCCGGACGTCTACCCGTACGCCTCGGGCCGGAAGGCGTCCGGTCTGTGCGCTCGACCGCTCTCCGGCTGCCGTAGTGGTTCTGCGCTTCCACAACCGGCTCGGTGAAAGCAATTGCATAGTAGTTTCGGCTCATTTGTTCCTCCTGGCCGGTGCGAGCTTCGTGCCCGCCGTCTGCTTGGTTCTTCACGTTGTGTCGAGGCGGCGTCCGCCCGCGTTGCCGGAGATGGATGACGGGTCGTCACAGTGACGCGGCTACCAGCGGGAGGGCGTCCAGGCGGGTGAGAGAGTCGGCCGTGCGAAGTCGCCGCACAGGGATGGGTCTGCACGGTGCCTCCTTGGTGGACGACGCGATCAGGCGGTGTGTCCACGAAGTCTGAGCCCGCGGACTTACCCCCTTGTGCATGAACAGTTGAGCGGGAATCACCTCAGGCGGTCTTCCCTCGCCTGAACAGTGCGGGCAAGGGCGGCACTGGGTTCGGGTGCCGCCGATGCCGCCGGCGTGGAAGAAGGCGCCCATGGCCGGCCAAGGCATGGCGCCGGGTGGGGTGGCCGATCAGGTTGTTGCAGTCGGCAGGTTGCGGCCCACGGGGGTGCGGCTGAAGGACCTCTCGGCACTCAGCGGGCCGGGACCAGCGGTGAGCGTGCGGACCATTGCGGCCTCACGGGACGGCTCCGCGGCAGTGGTGGCTGACGCTGATCGGCTACACCGAGGCGGGCCACGACCGGCCACGACCGCATGCCTGCGCCGACGTTCCACAGGGCCGCTGATCAGCTCGTCCGGCACGCGCGCCCGTTCGGGGGACGCGTCTGCCGTTGCGCGACCAGGCCTGGACAGCCGGAGTGAGCTCGCACGCGTTCCAGGATTCCTTCACTCTTCGTCCACCGCGTGCTCCTAGATTCCTCTCGGGAATGAGGGGCCGTGCTCGCCAGGAGGGCTTTGGCACGCACACCGCTGGCGCGATCGACATCGTCGGCCCGCTGTACCCCGCAACCTCCCGCTGTTCTGCGGGAGGTTGCCCGTTCCACGGATGAACCGCCACCCGTACAGACGCCCGGGAAAGCCGCCGCGCGGCCCCTTTGCGCGACCGCTCCCAGCGGCTGTCCGACGGGCCCGCGCCATGTTCGGCTGATCAGCAGCCGAGCCAAAACGAGATGGAATTCGACATGTTCAATATCGCGAATGTCAAGGCAGCTCCGAGCCCGGACCTCCTGAGTCCTGACAACTCGGTGATGATGTTCGTCGATCACCAGCCGCAGATGTTCTTCGGCGCCGGCAACGGGGACCGCACCGCTGTCATCAATGCCACCGTGGGCCTGGCGAAGGCGGCGAAGGTGTTCGACGTACCCGTGGTCCTCACCACCGTGGCCGCCGAGTCGTTCTCCGGTCCGATCATGCCGCAGCTGGTCGAGGTCTTCCCGGGCCACGAGGTCCTCGACCGCACCACGATGAACCCGTGGGAGGAGGGCTCGATCGTCGAAGCGGTCAAGGCAACCGGCCGCAAGAAGATCATCATTGCGGGTCTGTGGACCGAGGTGTGCATCGTGCTTCCGGCTCTGTCCGCACTCAGACAGGGCTACGAGGTCTACGTGGTGGCCGACGCCTGCGCCGGAGTCACTCCGCAGGCCCACGAGCATGCCATTCAGCGCATGATCAGTGCCGGCGCGGTGCCGGTGACCTGGCTTCAGGTCCTGCTCGAGCTGCAGCGTGACTGGGGGCGCGACAAGACGTACGGCCCCGTCACGGACATCGTCAGGGAGCACGGCGGCGCCTACGGCCTTGGACTTGTCTACGCCGACGCCATCACCGGGGCCCACGCAGCGGGCTGAGCTGCCGAGCCGGTGCCGCTCCGGGACCCAGAGCCCGGGGCCGGCGCCGCCTCCGGTGGCGGGCCCGGCCCCAGACGGGCCGGGCCCGGGTTCGAGCACACGAACCGCGCGGGCCTGACCAAGGAAACAACTGTGGATTCCACTCATACCGTTCCTGCGACCTCACCCGCAGACGGTCGCAGGCCGCTCCTGCCGTCGCTGATGACCGTGACCGCTGTGAGCGGTCTGATCGACGCGATCAGTTATCTGGGCCTGGGACATGTCTTCACCGCAAACATGACCGGCAACGTGGTCGTCATAGGGTTCGCGGTCGCAGGTGCCCCCGGCTTCTCGGTTGTCGGCTCACTGGTGTCGCTGGCCGCCTTCCTGACGGGGGCAATGGTCGCCGGGCGGCTGGAAAAGGTCATGCACGCCCATACATCCGTGAGCTTCCTGCGCCGGGTCCTGGGCATCGAAGCGCTCCTGCTGGCCGTGAGCGCAGCCGTCGCTTTCACCACCGGACACGCGGTCCACGCTTTGATCGCCCTGACCGCGCTGGCCATGGGCCTGCGCAACGCGACCGTGCGAAGACTCGCCGTTCCGGATGTGACCACGACGGTACTTACGCTCACCTTGACCGCTCTTGCGTCCGACTCGACCTGGGCCGGTGGCACCAATCCACGTATGGGCCGTCGTCTGGCTTCCGTGCTGGCGATGCTGGCGGGCGCGCTGGGCGGAGCCCTGCTCGTGCGCCACACGGGACTGGGCTGGCCCCTGCTGCTGAGCGCCTTGGGTACCGCTGTCGCGGCTCTGGTCCTGCCGCGGCTCTCGTCTTCTGGTTGAGGTGTCCTGCGCGGACATCTCGGCCCGCTCCTCCTCCCTCACCTCGACCTCCGCCGGAGATGATTCCCATGGCCACCATGCCTGTCGCTGGATTCCCACCTGCCCGTGCCGACCATGTCGCCGATATCGTGGTCCGCAACGCCAAGATCTACACCGGTGATCCGGGGTGTCCGCAGGCCGGCGCCATAGCCGTCAAGGACGGCAGAGTCACCGTGATCGGCGAAGACGCGGATGTCGTCGAACTG is from Streptomyces rishiriensis and encodes:
- a CDS encoding YoaK family protein, whose amino-acid sequence is MTVTAVSGLIDAISYLGLGHVFTANMTGNVVVIGFAVAGAPGFSVVGSLVSLAAFLTGAMVAGRLEKVMHAHTSVSFLRRVLGIEALLLAVSAAVAFTTGHAVHALIALTALAMGLRNATVRRLAVPDVTTTVLTLTLTALASDSTWAGGTNPRMGRRLASVLAMLAGALGGALLVRHTGLGWPLLLSALGTAVAALVLPRLSSSG
- a CDS encoding alpha/beta fold hydrolase, whose protein sequence is MSDTPTVVLVHGAFADASSYARVVPELLADGTRVVVPAVPNRGLAGDAAYVASIVRQIEGPVLLVGHSYGGAVITVAGREDNVVGLVYLAAYVLDEGESLGELQGRFPDSPLAEALVYTPFPVAGSDEPGIDVSVDVARFPEIFAADVDTALTRVLAVSQRPLAGVAFGEPAGAAAWKNHPAWGIVASADTAINPEVQRFGYERAQAKVTEVDSSHLVMHANPAVVVRVIREALASVPR
- a CDS encoding FAD-dependent oxidoreductase; translation: MTAAGLGAAAVLTGIAVGAKPAHAATAVSTRQRVVVIGGGIAGVATAWLLDGRHDVTLLEAAPSLGGHATSVPVDVDGHHVMVDIGAQFFGPYSHPIYNKLVTSVLQVPTVPNQLDNTVFQYGVPTPLMVSPSADRPITDLLQYLPALQAVAELMDRARDLEARRDWSTTVADLVEAMSVDETLKESFVYPYVASVNGATISQAKEFSARAALALAVRPLVNDKTEYVNARDGLQAVVSTLADECTSVTTRVNTRAVALLRSGDCYEITDSQGRVHLADQVVLALPPEPAAALVAQLPQAEPLFSAYSRFRYMPARIAIHRDPIYMPASPADWSSFNITRDGEYCEASISYARLRGDAPVYKSWVLHRREEPKQLLASMDFRHPLITPDFIQAQGQLQRRNGADGLWFAGSHVFDVDSQESALYSALTIAAELAPASANRLRLGTLPTSPATP
- a CDS encoding DUF2630 family protein — protein: MNEDNILSRIAALVDREHTLRGRREAGALDERTERQELHAAEVELDQCWDLLRQRRAKRDFGEDPDDAVPRSASAVESYLQ
- a CDS encoding hydrolase, with the translated sequence MFNIANVKAAPSPDLLSPDNSVMMFVDHQPQMFFGAGNGDRTAVINATVGLAKAAKVFDVPVVLTTVAAESFSGPIMPQLVEVFPGHEVLDRTTMNPWEEGSIVEAVKATGRKKIIIAGLWTEVCIVLPALSALRQGYEVYVVADACAGVTPQAHEHAIQRMISAGAVPVTWLQVLLELQRDWGRDKTYGPVTDIVREHGGAYGLGLVYADAITGAHAAG
- a CDS encoding nuclear transport factor 2 family protein, translating into MPSRPPVPPFTHESAVEKVLKAENAWNSRDPQQVALAYSPNSEWRNRASFLRGREQIFEFLTQKWNKERDYRLLKELWAFDGDRIAVRFAYEFHDNSGNWYRAYGNENWEFDEDGLMRRRIASINDLRISESERKFFWPQGPRPADHPGLSELGL
- a CDS encoding pyridoxamine 5'-phosphate oxidase family protein — protein: MKNQADGGHEARTGQEEQMSRNYYAIAFTEPVVEAQNHYGSRRAVERTDRTPSGPRRTGRRPADRETDAASINESAEIKALDQIKDPLGSAERDFIAEQDGFYLATVAADGRPYVQFRGGPQGFVTTPDEHTLAWPDFRGNRQYISTGNVAYDPRVSIIFMDYARQARLKIFGIATIDDIRHRGPSAGTSGIPGYRAIVEREVRVQITAFDWNCPQHITPRYTAEEVASAVQPLRDRVDALEAENEVLRTRMAALQPDS
- a CDS encoding alpha/beta fold hydrolase — translated: MTDSKPVVQHRTTTINGVKVFYREAGDPAAPAVVLLHGFPASSHMFRNLIPELADRYHVIAPDHIGYGFSDAPPVDEFEYSFENLTTITLALIDQLGLQNFALYIQDYGAPIGLRIASRNPDRVTALLVQSGNAYMEGFTPFWDILFAHAKDRPANEAAVREYLTAEKTHWQYTHGVPADRLDRIAPDTWTLDQALMDRPGNKEIQLQMFWDYQFNLPGYPDFQEYFRKHQPPTLITWGKNDEIFGAAGARAYERDLPDAEIHLLDAGHFALESHGPEIAGLIRDFLGRVIV
- the ilvC gene encoding ketol-acid reductoisomerase gives rise to the protein MAELFYDADADLSIIQGRKVAVIGYGSQGHAHALSLRDSGVDVRVGLHEGSKSKSKAKAEEQGLRVVTPAEAAAEADVIMILIPDPIQAQVYEESIAPNLKDGDALFFAHGLNIRFGFILPPAGVDVCMVAPKGPGHLVRRQYEEGRGVPCLAAVEQDATGNAFALALSYAKGIGGTRAGVIKTTFTEETETDLFGEQAVLAGGISALVKAGFETLVEAGYQPEIAYFECLHELKLIVDLMYEGGLEKMRWSISETAEWGDYITGPRIITDATKAEMKQVLAEIQDGTFAQNWMDEYHGGLKKYNEYKDADSEHLLETTGKQLRKLMSWVESA
- a CDS encoding 4-hydroxylaminobenzoate lyase → MLHEAGRLLHLRHEIGATTDTDRAHPSTTTWQRLVSGGVRGGWQPTSRSTAPSAGAVESPSLVPKLPCFSLTAVYRESIERYRGQYHQSPYGELHLVVHWATRLLGARGWCGAGWTAPEPGSHHYPEADGGALPPAPWQPWWDGIGMPRGARGGDPVSTGRGQVMHPAWRSRRESRPAARNGHGWT